In Xenorhabdus griffiniae, the genomic window CAGTGAATTTCTCACCAGAGGCGGAATACCAACTTTTATCCCACAAAGCCCATTATCCTCATTTGAAGCGCTTTATCAGCCAAGTGTTAGCGCAAGATCCTCGTCCTGCCTACCGTAAAAACACGCAGGAAGACCGCATATACGCTGTTCATCTCTTGGATTTTAACGTCCGCTGGCGCGTTTTTAATGCCATAACAGAAGTGGTTTCTATCGAACACCGCTAAAACTCCTTTTGACATCGCAAGCTCACTGGTAGACTAGCGATTTGTCTTTATTTTTCGCTATCCAATGGAAACTTACTATGCGTACTAGCCAATATCTGCTCTCTACGTTAAAAGAGACACCTGCTGATGCAGAAGTCGTCAGTCATAAACTGATGCTTCGTGCTGGAATGATCCGTAAACTCGCTTCAGGGCTGTACAACTGGATGCCGACAGGTGTCCGCACGTTGAGAAAAGTTGAAAACATTGTTCGCGAAGAGATGAACAATGCAGGAGCGGTTGAAGTTTCCATGCCAGTAGTTCAGCCAGCAGATTTGTGGCAGGAAAGTGGCCGTTGGGAACAATATGGCCCAGAATTACTGCGTTTTGTTGATCGCGGTGAACGCCCTTTCGTTTTGGGACCAACCCATGAAGAAGTTATCACTGATCTGGTTCGTAACGAAGTCACTTCCTATAAGCAGCTTCCACTGAACCTGTTCCAGATCCAGACCAAATTCCGTGATGAAGTTCGTCCACGTTTTGGTGTTATGCGTTCACGTGAATTTATCATGAAAGATGCATACTCTTTCCACACCAGCCAAGAGTCCCTGCAAGAAACTTACGATAAGATGTACGATGCCTACAGCAAGATCTTTACCCGCATCGGCTTAGATTTCCGTGCAGTTCTGGCTGATACAGGTTCAATCGGTGGCAGTGCTTCCCATGAATTCCAGGTTCTGGCAGACAGTGGTGAAGATGATATCGTTTTCTCTACCGAGTCTAACTATGCAGCTAATATTGAATTGGCTGAAGCAGTGATGCCCTCTCAAGAGCGTGCGGCTCCGTCTGAAGAAATGCGCCTGGTTGATACACCAAACGCCAAAACGATTGCTGAACTGGTAGAGCAATTTAATCTGCCAATTGAAAAAACCGTTAAGACACTGCTCGTTCATGCTACAGAAGAAAGCGGGCATAAATTAGTTGCCTTGCTGGTACGCGGTGATCATGAGCTGAATGAGATCAAGGCAGAAAAACTGTCTTTGGTCGCCAGCCCACTGACTTTCGCGACCGAAGAAGAAATCCGCGCCATCGTGAAAGCCGGTCCAGGCTCTTTAGGACCAGTCAACCTGCCGATGCCTGTCATTATTGACCGCAGCGTATCTGTCATGAGTGATTTTGGTGCTGGCGCCAATATTGATGACAAACACTATTTCGGCATTAACTGGGAGCGTGATTTAGCATTACCAGAAGTGGCTGATATCCGTAATGTCGTTGAAGGTGACACCAGCCCAGACGGTAAAGGAACGCTGTTAATCAAGCGTGGTATTGAAGTTGGTCACATCTTCCAATTAGGCACCAAATACTCTGACGCTTTGAAAGCCACTGTACAAAATGAAGATGGGCACAATCAAGTTATCACTATGGGATGCTATGGGATTGGTATCACCCGTATCGTTGCAGCAGCCATTGAACAGAACCACGATGATCGCGGCATTATCTGGCCAGATGCTATTGCCCCATTCCAGGTAGCCATCCTGCCAATGAACATGCACAAATCTTACCGCGTGAAAGAAGTCGCTGAAAAATTATATGCCGACTTACGTGCCAACGGCATTGATGTCATTTTCGATGATCGTAAAGAACGCCCTGGTGTTATGTTTGCGGATATGGAACTGATCGGTGTACCACATACTCTGGTTATCGGTGATCGTAATTTAGATAACGGTGAGATCGAATATAAATACCGCCGTACTGGTGATAAGCAGATGCTGAAACTGGAAAATATCGTTGATTACCTGAAAGGCCATATTCAACCAGCTTAATTTTGTTTGTCAGCTTTAATTAAGAGAACCTGCGTATTCATTACGCAGGTTTTTCAAAAGATTATGCGTCGCTGTTATACGTTATTTCTTAGTATGGCAGGAAGAAGCCTTATCAAAACGAATTTTACCTGTTTGGACCACGGCATTATCAAACAAACCATCTTCCATTGAAGGGCGAACCGTATAATAGCCCTCTATTTCTACATAAACAGGGGTTCCACCTTCGACTCCCGTGGCGCTATAGCCACGTTCTAAATCGATATTTTCCGCCGCATCATAACGCCTTCCTGTACCACATTCCGTAAAGAGCGCGGAATCAGCAAAATAGCTGTACTCTCCGGCCAGTTTTTTCGGTTTGACTTTATCTAATTCATAATTGAAGCTTGATTGAATTGGCTCGCCGTCGATATCCAGCATAACCAGGTTTTCGCCTTTCATCTGATAATAAGATTTTTGGCCATCTTGCTGACTTAAGACAATCTTTTTACCATCCATCACCCAATGACCGGTTTCAAAGAATGTATTTTCCCCGTGTTTAGCTTCCAGATAGGTTCGCCCCAATATATATGTCCCATCTTTAGCAAGTTGTAAGGTGGTTTCGATACCTGCACAATCCGCACAAGGTACAACACCACTAAACACGTTTTCGGTTGGCGGAGACTTTTCCTCAGATACAGGGCTATCCTGGGTTACGGAGGTATTCTGGCATCCTGTAGCGGTGAATACACCAGCAACCAACAATGCAAGCAATATTTTTTTATTCATCATTTGATCCAATAAATTCAAAAAGATAATTACTGACTTCCAAGCAAAGCATAAACTTTACCTAATAAAATTGACATTACTCTACTGGGTTCCAAAATGCACGGAGAGAGCAATCGAATAGCATGACTTTATTTTATTGCATAATGGTAAGATACCGGTTTTATCTGCTTTTTGTTTACACGAAAGTCTCACCGACTTATTCGTAATAACGGGAAGCTTACTGTGCTATAGTCGTAAGTAGCATTTTGCATTTGATTTTGGTCAATCACGGGCGGCACGATAACCGCCACTAACATAGTGGTGAGCAAATATGTCTATAGATAACGAAGAATATCAACCAATTAACTGTGATGATTACGATAATCTTGAGCTAGCATGCCAACGCCAGCTATATTTGCATCTCCAATTGCGAGATGGTGAAACACTTGAAGGAAAAGCTAATAAGCTGATTTTAAGAAAAAAAATTGAATATCTTCTCGTCGATTCAAATGAAGGAACCCGTGAATTAAGGTTAGATTACATTATTAGTTTCAGCAATCCAGAAATTGGAACGATTGTTATCGAGCATTCTTAAATCTGATCGCGAATAACGATTAGCACCTTTTGCCAAAAGTCCTTATCTTAATAAGGACTTTTTATGTAAAAAAATCTATAAATCAATGAGTAATCCGCTATAGCCCACGCTATGTCACTCACCCTGCCATTAAATATGGTGGGTAATTTTCTTCCACTGAACTGAAATTCCTTCGTCATCAGGCAAATTCTGCCCTTCTTTAGTGATAAAAACCCCCAACGCGGCTATCAGTTTTTCGTTGTAATAGAGCAAAGGTGTTCTCTCTCTGAGCCAAGGCGCAACCCCAAATTCTTGCCACAGTTTTTTACTGTGGCGGGAATGTTGTCGTCCCACAATACTAATATTCCCCTGAACACCAAAACGAATTGTCACTTGCTCATTAGCGGTTGTCTTTCTCACTGTCATGCCATTTTCTTTAGCGCAGAGCAGCATTCCCAACCCATCTGGTAACGTCAATGCCTGCTGTAAATCCCACGCAAGAATAGTTCCCGCCAGATTTTGATATTGCGGAAGTAGCCAAAGTTGCTGCCGATAACGACGAATGTCATAGGATCCTAACCTAAAACGCGGTTCTGCATCTTGCCTGGCAAGTGCCACTTCTGACCAAATGCGTTGAAGCTGCTCTCGTGCCGGCATTTTTACCCCACACTGACTGAGCCATCGCCGCAACAATGCATTTCGTTTTGCTTCAGAACTGCTTTCCAAAGGAGGAATGGATATCGCACCTTCCGCAGTAATCAATGAATCCAAAGATTCTTGCAGCAATTCATCCAGTAATTGTTCTTGCTCACCACACAAACTGGCACTACGGGAAACTGCCTGGGGGAAATGAGGCCAACGCTGATTGAGTAATGGCATGATATTCAGACGCAGGAAATTACGGTCATAACGATCATCTTGATTACTGTCATCCTCTACCCATTGTAATTTTTGTGTCTGTGCATATTCTTCCAATTCTGCACGGCTTACATTTAGCAATGGACGAATTAATGTCGTTCCTGCAAATGGCATTCTGGCAGGCATGGAAGATAATCCTGCCGGACCACTGCCCCGTTTCAATGCTAATAAGAACGTTTCTGCCTGATCATCAAGATGTTGTGCTGTAATTAAAATTTCATCCTGCTGTAACTCACGTTGGAAAGCGTGATAACGCGCATTGCGAGCCGCAGCTTCAATCCCATTCTGGCGAGTATCAAGTTGGACTTTTTCGGTTCGGAAATCCACCTGCCAATCGGCACAAACTTGGCGACAATGTTCGACCCATAAATCCGCCTTTAAGTTTAAGCCATGGTGAATATGGATTGCCCTTAACGCCATTGGTTCGCTACTCCATTGATGAGATTGGGTTCGCAAACGAACAAGCAGATGCAACAATACGCTGGAGTCCAATCCACCGCTAAATCCAACCAAAATCTTTTTATGCTGGCCAATTTGGTCTGCCAACGTCATAAGCAAAAGATCATGCATATTTGCCATTATGGAACCAAACCTTTCTTCATTTTCCTGCTCAATCCTCAATCAGATCATCCATCAATTCATTTTGTTTGGCATTTTTTCTCTTAGCACTGATGCAGAGTAATCCAGAAATGATAACCAGAGCTAACCCAATCACATAGGCAGGGACAAACGCATCACCAAAAAATAAAATAATCCACATCATCGACAAGACAGGGGATAAAAATAAAATTGAGGCAACCTTATGGGAATCAGGGCCATTCATAGCCTTAAACCAAATAATATAAGAGATTCCATTCAGTATGATGCCGTTAAGTAATGTTGGCATCAGTGAATCACCGACAGGCAAGTTAATTCGGCTAAAAGCAAACATAAATACCGCGGAAACTAAGGTAGAACAGAGGAATACCCAGAATGTACTAATATAGGGATCAATAGCATACTGCCTCGATAATACTGACATTAATGCAAAACAAAACGATCCGCTAAATACCAGCAACAATGCCTGCGGATGTTCCACCGCAATCTCGGTGATATTTCCTTTCGTGAAAGTGATCACAACAGCCATAAAGCCCATTGCAATGCCAATCATCTGCTTGATCGTCAATGTTTCTTTAAACAAGAAAAATGACAATCCAATAATCATTAACGGCCAGCTATATTGGATCACCAAAACAGCAACACCATTTTCAATGGAATAACCATAGTAAAGCAGTAAATAAAAGAAACAATCCAAAGCACCTAAGATCAATACCTTAAGCATAACGGGCAAAGGGATAAATAAAAGCGTCTTCCAACTTCTGCCCATCATGAGGGCAACGATAAATACGGCCAAAACAGACAAAATATTTGACCAGAATAAGTATTGGAAGTGATCCATCTCTTTCTGACCAAAACGTGATATAGAAGGAATAAAACTCCAGATAAACACACAAGAAAACGCATAAATAATATATTTATATTTGGCCATAGAAAAACTCAACTTATTATTTTAAAGCCCAGCCTACGAGGCGCCTATTCCATCCCAATGCCATCAGGCATGATAATATTAGATTATATATGCGTTACCTTTTAAGTTGCTCATTATAAGACAACATAACTCATTGTTTCTCCCCGCTACGCGGGGAGAAATCACACGCATCTTGAAGTTAGATTGGTATATTAGCGAGTAAAAAACTTTAGACCTTAGCAATAACCGTACTGCATTAAGTGCTCATAACGGCGGTTAACTAATTCTTCACTGTCCAGTTCGCTCAACTCAGAAAGATCAGCTAACAATTGGGCTTTCAATGTTTCAGCGATTTCTTCATAGTTACGGTGCGCACCACCCAATGGCTCAGGAATCACAGTATCAATCAGATTCAGTTCTTTCAAACGTGGAGCCGTATTCCCCATGGCTTCCGCCGCCAATGGTGCTTTTTCAGCGCTTTTCCACAAAATGGATGCACAACCTTCAGGAGAGATGGTAGAGAAGGTGCTGTATTGCAACATGTTGATTTTATCACCAACACTAAGCGCCAATGCGCCACCAGAGCCACCTTCGCCAATCACGGTGCAGATGATAGGAACAGAAAGATGGGACATTTCACGCAGGTTACGGGCAATGGCTTCTGACTGACCACGCTCTTCTGCACCGACCCCAGGATAGGCACCAGGTGTATCAATGAAAGTAATAATTGGCAATTTGAAACGCTCTGCCATCTCCATTAATCTCAACGCCTTGCGATAACCTTCCGGTGATGGCATACCAAAATTACGGCGGATCTTCTCTTTGGTTTCACGCCCTTTCTGGTGGCCTATTACCATGACAGGACGGCCATCAATACGCGCTAATCCGCCCACAATGGCCTTATCATCCGCATAGGCACGATCGCCCGCCAGCTCTTCAAAATCAGTAAAGATGCGCTGAATATAATCCAGTGTATAAGGGCGCAGTGGATGACGTGACAGCTGGGAAATTTGCCATGCCCCTAAATCAGCGAAAATTTTGCGAGTCAGCTCCAGGCTTTTTTCCCGCAAACGCTGGATTTCTTCATCCAGATTGATATCTAGCTTTTCATCTTGACGGCTAACTGCGGTAAGCGAATCAATTTTCGCTTCCAGCTCGGCAATCGGCTGTTCAAAATCCAGAAAATTCAGACTCATAATGTTCCTATTCTAGTCAAATTCTAATTCTACCTGCTCATTACCCAGCAGAGTTCGCAGATCTGTCAAAAGGGTGTCTGTTGGCGTTACCCGCCATGTCGCCCCGAATCGTAAACGGGCGCGGGCATCCACCCGCTGGTAATAAAGATGAACCGGTATCGTACCTGAACGGTGTGGTTCCAATACCCCACGAAGACGGCTCAATAATTGTTCATCAATTTGCCTGTCCGATAACGAGATAGCAAGCCCACGTGCAAATTTTTCACGTGCCTCACTGATATCCATTAATTCACGAACGGTCATTTTAAGCCCACCGCTGAAGTCATCAAAGCTGACTTGTCCGGTGGCAATCAAAATCTTGTCTTGCTCTAATAAATGCTGATACCTTTCCAATGCATCAGAAAATAGCATGATCTCCAGACGTCCTGAACGATCATCCAATGTACTGATACCAATCCGGTTTCCCCGTTTGGTCGTCACTATTTTGGAAACTAATACCAAACCTACCACAGTTGTTACTTGGCCACGGGATGTCGGGTTCACATCTTTTAGACGTAATCCATTGGTATATCGTTCAATCTCTTTCAAATAACCTGTAATTGGGTGTCCCGTT contains:
- a CDS encoding DMT family transporter; protein product: MAKYKYIIYAFSCVFIWSFIPSISRFGQKEMDHFQYLFWSNILSVLAVFIVALMMGRSWKTLLFIPLPVMLKVLILGALDCFFYLLLYYGYSIENGVAVLVIQYSWPLMIIGLSFFLFKETLTIKQMIGIAMGFMAVVITFTKGNITEIAVEHPQALLLVFSGSFCFALMSVLSRQYAIDPYISTFWVFLCSTLVSAVFMFAFSRINLPVGDSLMPTLLNGIILNGISYIIWFKAMNGPDSHKVASILFLSPVLSMMWIILFFGDAFVPAYVIGLALVIISGLLCISAKRKNAKQNELMDDLIED
- the accA gene encoding acetyl-CoA carboxylase carboxyl transferase subunit alpha, which translates into the protein MSLNFLDFEQPIAELEAKIDSLTAVSRQDEKLDINLDEEIQRLREKSLELTRKIFADLGAWQISQLSRHPLRPYTLDYIQRIFTDFEELAGDRAYADDKAIVGGLARIDGRPVMVIGHQKGRETKEKIRRNFGMPSPEGYRKALRLMEMAERFKLPIITFIDTPGAYPGVGAEERGQSEAIARNLREMSHLSVPIICTVIGEGGSGGALALSVGDKINMLQYSTFSTISPEGCASILWKSAEKAPLAAEAMGNTAPRLKELNLIDTVIPEPLGGAHRNYEEIAETLKAQLLADLSELSELDSEELVNRRYEHLMQYGYC
- the proS gene encoding proline--tRNA ligase — translated: MRTSQYLLSTLKETPADAEVVSHKLMLRAGMIRKLASGLYNWMPTGVRTLRKVENIVREEMNNAGAVEVSMPVVQPADLWQESGRWEQYGPELLRFVDRGERPFVLGPTHEEVITDLVRNEVTSYKQLPLNLFQIQTKFRDEVRPRFGVMRSREFIMKDAYSFHTSQESLQETYDKMYDAYSKIFTRIGLDFRAVLADTGSIGGSASHEFQVLADSGEDDIVFSTESNYAANIELAEAVMPSQERAAPSEEMRLVDTPNAKTIAELVEQFNLPIEKTVKTLLVHATEESGHKLVALLVRGDHELNEIKAEKLSLVASPLTFATEEEIRAIVKAGPGSLGPVNLPMPVIIDRSVSVMSDFGAGANIDDKHYFGINWERDLALPEVADIRNVVEGDTSPDGKGTLLIKRGIEVGHIFQLGTKYSDALKATVQNEDGHNQVITMGCYGIGITRIVAAAIEQNHDDRGIIWPDAIAPFQVAILPMNMHKSYRVKEVAEKLYADLRANGIDVIFDDRKERPGVMFADMELIGVPHTLVIGDRNLDNGEIEYKYRRTGDKQMLKLENIVDYLKGHIQPA
- the tilS gene encoding tRNA lysidine(34) synthetase TilS; its protein translation is MANMHDLLLMTLADQIGQHKKILVGFSGGLDSSVLLHLLVRLRTQSHQWSSEPMALRAIHIHHGLNLKADLWVEHCRQVCADWQVDFRTEKVQLDTRQNGIEAAARNARYHAFQRELQQDEILITAQHLDDQAETFLLALKRGSGPAGLSSMPARMPFAGTTLIRPLLNVSRAELEEYAQTQKLQWVEDDSNQDDRYDRNFLRLNIMPLLNQRWPHFPQAVSRSASLCGEQEQLLDELLQESLDSLITAEGAISIPPLESSSEAKRNALLRRWLSQCGVKMPAREQLQRIWSEVALARQDAEPRFRLGSYDIRRYRQQLWLLPQYQNLAGTILAWDLQQALTLPDGLGMLLCAKENGMTVRKTTANEQVTIRFGVQGNISIVGRQHSRHSKKLWQEFGVAPWLRERTPLLYYNEKLIAALGVFITKEGQNLPDDEGISVQWKKITHHI
- the nlpE gene encoding envelope stress response activation lipoprotein NlpE (NlpE, an outer membrane lipoprotein, interacts directly with CpxA, the sensor histidine kinase of the Cpx system for response to envelope stress.); translated protein: MNKKILLALLVAGVFTATGCQNTSVTQDSPVSEEKSPPTENVFSGVVPCADCAGIETTLQLAKDGTYILGRTYLEAKHGENTFFETGHWVMDGKKIVLSQQDGQKSYYQMKGENLVMLDIDGEPIQSSFNYELDKVKPKKLAGEYSYFADSALFTECGTGRRYDAAENIDLERGYSATGVEGGTPVYVEIEGYYTVRPSMEDGLFDNAVVQTGKIRFDKASSCHTKK
- the rof gene encoding Rho-binding antiterminator, with the translated sequence MSIDNEEYQPINCDDYDNLELACQRQLYLHLQLRDGETLEGKANKLILRKKIEYLLVDSNEGTRELRLDYIISFSNPEIGTIVIEHS